The Takifugu rubripes chromosome 16, fTakRub1.2, whole genome shotgun sequence genome contains the following window.
ACTCTGCATGAACCGCTGATGAAACATGGTCGTTATCATCCTCATCTATTCATATCTATTCATATCATATGAGCTCAAATAGATGGGCTGAACAGTTTGTCCTGCAGCCATCACAGTCTGTATGATCAACGACCAACTGATCGAGTTGTTTTGAACAGAAGTCGCAATAAATGAGGGGCCAGAATGGATCTTAGGGAGGTAATGTTTAATTGAGTACTGGGTCAGGTTTTTATGTATCCTGTTACTACacattggcttttttttttttaattagatgACTGGAACTTTCTCTCCTTTTAGCCTCTCAGTCCCAATATAACCAGCCCATTAAGTCATCGCATTTCCACTATGACCAGTGTGGCAATGTTAGTCACTACCATCTCTATCTTTTGGGGGGGCAGCCTACTCTGGTCACATGAATTCATCTTTTAGAACATGCAATTATCAAGTTTAACACATAGAATTTACTACATTGTGTCTTGAATCAAGCCATTATTTTAGTCACAATGAGATTAATTGAAAGagttatatactgtatgtttgtATGTTGACAGTTTTTTGAAATTGGAGTATTACCAAATTCACATGGTAGACCTCTAAACATGGAATAGAGTGAGTTATAAtacaataaattaaaaaaaatgttattttacacAATCATATTACTGACCTACTAAATGTCTAAATAATTCCATTATCTTTCAAATTCATATCGGATTgtactaaaaaaacaaaaaaaaaaaaaacaggacgtATTGTTGCAAATTGTCTGGCCAgtcgtttttttaaaaaaagtaaacgCTTGAAGCACTAAACATTGAGACGTGCGTGCGTAAAACTGTGATTTGCGCCCCTTGTGGCGTCAAAATATCACGTGCAGGTTTGTGTTATTTAGAGAGGGGAAACGGAAATTAATAAGGGTGGTATTCAAAATAAAGGCATATATTAACTTTCATGATAACTATCATGATACTACTGCTATTTATAATCTAGTGATCATAATAATGAAAGTGAAGACAATTATATCACGAATTACAGTCTGGATGTTTGGTATTATGTTTAGTAATAGAAAATTGAATACCGGTATACAGTGCCAGCATTCTCTTACTTTGAAACGTCTACCCAGAAATAATTTCTCTCATTATCACTAGCTATCTTCTGCTTTTGTAGCTGGCTGATTACGTCAAATATTGCGTTATTGTTGTTAAATGCAACAACGACACAAACATATTGTTTCTTTACTTTAAAGGCAACCAGGAAAATTAAAGGTCTGGGGCTACAGAGTCACCATTTGTCACCTAAGTAGAGGTGTACTAGCTAACGTTGCGAGGTAAGTCATTTGAGTTAACACTGCCCTCTTAGCAACAGTCTTTATGGCGTCGACATTCTTTATCCATTTTTGCCACGTACGTATTTAAGCAGTAGCCGTTACGTgagtgttttgtgtttcagggCCTTACTTCTTCCTTGTTCTATTTCactgaaaaataagctgttaaCAGTTTTTGTCTTGTGCTAAGCTTTGTTGACAATCCATATGATGCATTCAGGTGAGCTCTGGAAATTCATATACTCCCCAGTCATAACTAGATGTATCTGCGTCGCACAATtcttaaaagattttttttaaaagcaaacttTTATAATCATAGACATGTATTATATGACCTATAATCAATTTTGAATAAGTAGTCAATGTAATTCACTAATTGTCATCATCAATCATAATGCATCACTGACATCTCCAAGTCTACAACCTTTTGACTCTAAAGAACGCAATTATATCTAGCTTTTTTGCTATTGTCACTCAAAGCTGTTCTAagaggaattttttttttttactagctGTTTGTTCCCACGATGGGGAGGATCTTCTTGGATCACATCGGCGGAGCTCGCCTCTTCTCTTGCGCCAATTGTGACACCATTCTGACCAACCGAGCTGAGCTCATCTCAACGCGGTTCACTGGAGCCACAGGCCGAGCTTTCCTGTTCAACAAGGTATCTGTCAGCAAAGTTTAATCCAGCGATATTTAAAACACTTGCTCACCCATCCCATAATGATTGCCACTGCCATTTTAGTTGTGTATGTCTGTGACATACTTCAGCCTTtatattgatttaaaataatcattGATTTGGTTTTTGCCACTATGGATAGACAGAATTTTACTAGATCTGTCACTTAAATTAACATTAATGTATTGATTTGCAACtattaaaaaaatagatatCTGGACTTCACACTACAGTATCTGACTGCTGGTTTCCAGGTTGTGAATCTGCAGCACAGTGAGGTGCAAGACAGAGTGATGCTGACGGGGAGACACATGGTGCGGGATGTCAGCTGCAAGAACTGCAACAGCAAACTGGGCTGGATGTACGAGTTTGCTACAGAGGAAAGTCAGCGTTACAAGGAGGGCCGTGTCATCTTGGAGAGAGCGCTGGTGAGGGAGAGCGAAGGCTTTGAGCATGTTCCCTCTGACGACTCATGAGTTTCATTGTGTTGCCACCGTGATGCTCAATCcatgcaaacagcagcagctcctctaaGTGTATGGATGGTGTTCCACTCGTGATCAGAGCTACGACAACTGTTTGTTCTGTGCACCATATTTATAACGTCAACTGTGGACATTTTCTCGTAACTTAGAACATCTGTGATTTGGTTCAGTGGTGGATAATGACACCATTTTCCCAAcctctctgcagcttctgtttgtgcccaacaggaagtgatgtttgTAAAATGCTGGTGAAATAACACTTAGCTCCTGCAGTTTCTGCTGTGCAATACATTTCCTGCTCTTATTTACTGTGACACTATGCTAGAAATCATTccaaataatattaaaattacatttgatTTTGCAGCCTCTATAGTTAGCCTCTAGAAAAAAGTTTGTTAATaagaaacagaaagagaggaaatatTAATGGTGTTATCAAACCCAAGTCAAACCTGTAGGTTTTAATAACAGTAGAGGCAATGGAAAAACGAATAACTCCACTTTATTTTGTATTAtaaatggtgatgatgaaaaCACGTCTTTTGCATTCAGTTTGttgattttattattaaattattatattattttaaaaaccagATTTTTTTACACACACTTGTGATAAAAAACGATCCAGGATAGAATACATTTTTATAATATGTATTCATAAACATAATGTAATATACCCACTTTTTGTATGAATTGCTAAATAACTGGGATATTCATCTATATTGATATTTCTCCAGTAGCCCAGAATTGACAAACAGGGCCAAAGTACAAACTATTTATTAGTGTAAAATCTTGTGTAAAAGtcaaatttttattttaatttacacTATATAAACAGTTTTAATTATACAATGGCGAAACCTATGGATCTAAACCATTGAAAAAACTTCCCACCACCGTTTTATTATTTGCAATGGTTTAGATGAGTATAAAGGcaaggttttgttttgttttatgctgCATTAATACACGTGTTTCTGTGAGCACGAGGAAACGCGTGACAGTAAGAACAAAACAAACGCTCCTCGTGAAGTTGACTCGtgatgcatcatgggaaatgcAGGAACTTAGACGTCCCAGGCAGTAGCGAATGAGACGGTTTCCCGTCCTTATGTCCCCCTTTTTAAACCTATATATAAGGAAATTTTAAACAGCTTTAACAGCATGTAACTTGAAAAACTGATACGTGTCACCGGGACGAACACAAACCAGAGCAACGATGGCCGCTGGTGAGATTAAACAGCGAATTTTAACTAGCTTCATAGGCTAATATTCTCGCTGTGCCTGTAGTAATATCACCGTTATCAGCAGACGATTACAAAACACAGGATTGATAAGTTATATTCTGCATAAGTTTCTGTTTAGAATTTGCTTAAAGAATGCTGCGCTTGATTGTTTCTCATTGTTGCACACGGTCATATATAATACGCAGGAGTAATGACCGTTAGTTTAGTTCATATCTACTCGACCGTGACATTTTCTCCTTATTTCTTCTCAGAAAATGTGAGTGTGGTCTTCAAGCTGTACTGTCTCACAGTGATGACACTGGTGGCAGCTACATATACAGTAGCACTTCGGTACACAAGAACAATCCCATCAGGAGATCTGTATTTCTCCACGACTGCGGTCTGCATCACTGAGGTCGTTAAATTAATACTGAGTCTGGGGATGCTTATAAAGTAAGTGATTATGAGGCTGTTGACAGAATTCAATTAACTCATTTATGACGTCTACGGGTATGAAATGTCCTTACTCAGTCTGCACTCATGTATGATGCCTTGTGCTTGTTCACAGACAGCACTAAAGATTTTGcacattcaaataaatgaaagctaGTTTCATGAACGGGCATTCTCTGTGCTTGGCAAAAACCATGCAGTCATCTCAAGTATCCAATGTGAAACGTAGCAAATGTGACTAATGTGtataaaatcagaaaataaattcTAAATGACAGGTAAAAGTTagaatgagaaaaacaaatggatTAACTCAAGCCCCGGAGAGTGTACCGAATTCATTCTTATTTGTGGCAAAAAGGGGTAATTTACTCCTCATAaatgtttctttatttgttttgtgttccagagaaacaggaagtccggTCAGACTGAAGAACGCCATCGTGGAGCATGTTTTCTGCAGTCcaaaagagctgctgaagctgagcGTACCCTCAGTAGTGTATGCGGTTCAGAATAACATGGCCTTTCTCGCCCTGAGTAACCTTGATGCTGCTGTTTATCAGGTACAAACTGAACGCTGTCGTAGTTTAAACAATGTCCAGGTGTGTTGAAGaatctgttctgcttcccaCAGTTATTACACACTTTATAGATCACAAGGCAGATAAGAGAAAAGGAATAGATATTAACTGGCACTTATATTATAGAAATAGAAAATATTAATTTACTCTTATTATTTTCAGGTAATTATGTTTTTCAGGCCAATattaatgacaaataaaagaaattgaCTTCCGTCTGAATGCGTTTCCCTTTGCAGGTGACCTATCAGCTGAAGATCCCGTGCACGGCGTTGTGCACCGTCCTCATGCTGAACCGCTCTCTCAGTCGACTGCAGTGGTTCTCGGTATTCGTGCTCTGTGGGGGCGTCATTCTGGTCCAGTGGAAGCCGGCAGAGGCCTCAAAGGTTCTGGTAGGTGTGGTTTGAGTGAAACTATGTAAAAAGTAGCTCTGATTTATTAATTATGCCCACTGGCTCACTGTCACGATTCAGATTTTCAGCAAATATCTAACATCAAACTGCAGTTGATGTATCCTTCCCCGTTTTCAGGTCGAACAGAATCCTTTGGTGGGCTTCGTTGCCATTGCTGTCGCTGTCCTTTGCTCAGGATTTGCAGGTATAATAAAGAAGAAGTCATTATTATCACATAATTCTTTCAAAATCATTCTGGAAGTGGCTCTAATACAGCCAAAATCCCGAAAGCTTTAAACTTGCGGCCACTGCTGAGCCAGTGACGCTGCCTCATGCCCTTTCAATATGTAATGCTGAtattgttgtctttttttgATCAAGGTGTGTACTTTGAGAAGGTGTTAAAGAGCTCCGATACATCTCTGTGGGTGAGAAACATCCAGATGTACCTGTCCGGCATCGTGGTCACCTTGATTGGCGTTTACGTCAACGATGGTGAAAAGGTCCTGGAGAAAGGCTTCTTCTTTGGGTACACCTCCTGGGTCTGCTTCGTAGTATGTAAGTGTAATAAAGCAAAAGTATTTTCTACAAATGCTTCCTCCGTGTGACTTTACCCTTGCACCTCCAGTCTTGGCCAGTGTGGGTGGCCTATACACATCTGTGGTGGTGAAGTACACAGATAACATTATGAAGGGCTTCTCCGCTGCAGCCGCCATTGTCCTGTCAACCGTTGCATCAGTCATCTTGTTCGGACTTCAGATAAGTACGTCGGATGTCTTTTAAAATTGTTACGTTACTGATGTATTTCTGCACGGGCTTAAGTTTCCAGGCataaaaaccacatttttttgGAAATGTCTGAGTTGATCTTTCTTACACAGCGCTGTCATTTGCTTCTGGAGCCATCTTGGTGTGCGTGTCCATCTACTTGTATGGGCTCCCAAAGCAGGACACGTCCAAGCTGAGACGGCAGGACTTGCCCCACGATTCCAAAGAGAAACTGATCATGGTGTGAGCCTTGAAGCTTTTACATATCTGCAAGTGCGTGTTTATAATTCCATACAGAACTGTTACTGCTCTGTAATGACGAAGGTTTTATAGCATTTCCAATGTGCAATGTTGGTGTCCTACGTTCTTATATTCTTGATTCTGAATGAGTCCGAATCATAAATGGAGACTTGAAATAACCACAGTTGCTGACTGTATGTCTAATTTAGTTTTTACAAATCctgtgtgtgatttttattttctccccaaATGAAATCTGTTGCATGCGTTTCTattaaaagtgatttttaaaGTGTGATGACGTCACAACTGTTACTGACTGTAAACACATCAACATCCTGTCAAGAAATGTTGACAGCGTAGTTTTCATTCCAAGACGCCTGGTtgtaaaaagaaacattttttatttaaactgaaAACTTTAACTTTACAACCGTTTTGACATTTACATTCTTTCAACTGGTGTGATGCCCAAGATCCTCATCCCGTTGGCCAGGACTGAGCGTGCCCCGCTGAACAGCCGCAACCTAGCCTGTTGTGTAAAACCAGCAAGACAGAATTATAACGCCTCGCCGTAATGTTTCAAGCTTGAGgcagttttacatttaaatcaaaCACTGTACCTGTGCAACCTCCCGCGAGCTTCCCTTCACTGGTAACTCTCTGTGTGCTGAGGCAATCAGGTGACTGCCAGTGATGACAGATTAGCCcaattaaaatgcagcaaacacagatacatatacacacacacacactcctctctccTACCTGAGCTTCAGTAAAAAGTTGACCAGATGTTTGGGCTGCAGATCCTGAGCTGACTGGTGGAGCACCTCGTCATAGCTGCAAACAAGGTGCAGATGAATCACGCCTGCTTTGGTCACAGTTGACTGCTGCGTGTAATCTAAGACGTGTTCGCTGACCGTAGAAGGTGCTGCAGGACGGTGATGCTCGTGCGGTCGAGCAGGAGGGATGGGTCAAATTCACACGCTCCTGCCGCTTCGCTGCTCCGCATCAGGCTGCAATGACAACATTGTGACAAATGCATTCGAGTTAAACTGGTTTAAATCCTATGAGTTTCAACTTAAGGGTGAACCTGCAGAGTCGTGCATGTGTGTACTGCAGAAACACTCCCGTGTCCCCCTGAGCCTGCAGCACCCGGTCCCAGTCAAACGTGTAGTCTGACAGCAGAGGACCTTTGAAATCCTGACAGAAAATCCAAAAAACCCATCAACACAGATGATCGCAGATGCATGACAGTTAAATCTAAGCAGTTGTGCTTTGATGTCCCAGTTTACCTGGACGATGAGAGCAGTGATTCCCActttctctgctgtttcttcTGGGTTCTCCATTTCCTTTGTGGCTGAAGGCAGAGTAATAATCATCCTTGACCCTTAATACAAACTTTTTAGCACCAATCTTATGGATATTCATTGATCTAATTATACtatgaataaaatatatattattaattaCAGTTAAACTGAACCCAGTAATGCATTTAGCATCAAGTTCCCCTCAGCTACTTTTAAGAGAAGGCGAAGACAATATAAAACCAGTAAAAGAGTAACAGACTGGCTGCGGCAACAATGCACGTCTcttggtcaaaggtcagccttaTCCTGTTTGTCTTTCACATCAAACAGCTGATCAGGTCAAGTCTGTAAATTAAATCCTGAAGGTGGGGCGGATTTTACTTTTAGACTGCTCCATGTTGCGCAGCATTCTGGTTCGAGCTTCATCCAGCACGTCCTCCAGAAACACCACCTCGCCACTGCGGGTTTTCATGCCCCGCACCAGACCAAAGGGCACATGCTGACATCTGAAAACAGAGGAGACATTATCTTCAACTAAAAAGTATAAGTGCAAGCAGACTATTGCTACCTGTCTGCCCAGGGATGTGCCAACGTGTGCAAAAGCTGGAACAGCTGGCTGAAGTGGTTCGACTGGCTTTTGTCCGTCTTGAAAGGAAATAAAGAGCAACATCAACGTTATCCTGGCAAGAAGAAATCTACGTCCGGACGCAATCACAGATCAGCGGCAGTCGGTATTTATCCTGTGGATGTTTCATATCGGTTTACTCACCACATAAATCATCTCATCAAAACTGTATTTGTTCATCCTGTCGATGGCTGCAGCAATGTCTCTGAAATGGGATAAGACATATTATCCCATCCCTGCTTCCGAAGTTCAGTCATTTGTTGGAAGATTGGGCTTCAGAGTTCAAACCTGGTGATGTAGAGACTGGTACCGTCGCTGCGGAGCAGCGTACAGACATTGCTCATGTCTCCATCGGGGGAAAGATCCACGACGCCGGTTCCTTTACTGTAAATATGCAGTTTATCATCGAACCATCAGCAATCAACAATCACCAGAATTTAGCAATTTGAAATAAGCCTGGTTACAGTCAGATGCGAAAACGCCCTTCTGTCTCTTTATAATACTTCAAAAGGGATATGAATATGCAACGGGCATAGCCGAATGGCCTCTAGAAGTGTTTATTAgcgtcactcacacacacacacacacacacacacagttacataCTCTGAGGTTTTCAACAGGCCTcgtccctgcagctgctgcagcacctcctccactcCATCTTGATGACAAGACTCCCCTGAGTAAATATCAAAGCGGACTCCTAATCgctaaaataaatcaaaggagGGTGAGGATATTAGCTGTTCTTTACAACAGATGAGCTTATTCTGGGAGGTTTCCTCCTCATGCATTATGAGCTGTTACTGTGACCAGATGGAGGAACCTTGTAAACACGTTGGTACTCCTCC
Protein-coding sequences here:
- the slc35a1 gene encoding CMP-sialic acid transporter; amino-acid sequence: MAAENVSVVFKLYCLTVMTLVAATYTVALRYTRTIPSGDLYFSTTAVCITEVVKLILSLGMLIKETGSPVRLKNAIVEHVFCSPKELLKLSVPSVVYAVQNNMAFLALSNLDAAVYQVTYQLKIPCTALCTVLMLNRSLSRLQWFSVFVLCGGVILVQWKPAEASKVLVEQNPLVGFVAIAVAVLCSGFAGVYFEKVLKSSDTSLWVRNIQMYLSGIVVTLIGVYVNDGEKVLEKGFFFGYTSWVCFVVFLASVGGLYTSVVVKYTDNIMKGFSAAAAIVLSTVASVILFGLQITLSFASGAILVCVSIYLYGLPKQDTSKLRRQDLPHDSKEKLIMV
- the rars2 gene encoding probable arginine--tRNA ligase, mitochondrial: MACFFRQRIAEKLGKKLQQSEDAITPALSAVPVFRKQQTTDFKLSISTLRVRGVLPSSGDIQLQTEHLASQLNPDSVVEAVSAGSGVINFKVHRKLLVQKILAPFGKGHDESFGLNSDLLRSLSRGTTLVEFSSPNIAKKFHAGHLRSTVIGNFIANLKQTLGNNVIRMNYLGDWGMQFGLLGAGFDQYGSQENLKQNPLQHLFEVYVTVNQEAEHNEQMKQAARDFFRRLEQHENEAVSLWKQFREITVEEYQRVYKRLGVRFDIYSGESCHQDGVEEVLQQLQGRGLLKTSDKGTGVVDLSPDGDMSNVCTLLRSDGTSLYITRDIAAAIDRMNKYSFDEMIYVTDKSQSNHFSQLFQLLHTLAHPWADRCQHVPFGLVRGMKTRSGEVVFLEDVLDEARTRMLRNMEQSKTTKEMENPEETAEKVGITALIVQDFKGPLLSDYTFDWDRVLQAQGDTGVFLQYTHARLCSLMRSSEAAGACEFDPSLLLDRTSITVLQHLLRYDEVLHQSAQDLQPKHLVNFLLKLSHLIASAHRELPVKGSSREVAQARLRLFSGARSVLANGMRILGITPVERM
- the LOC101073846 gene encoding protein yippee-like 5, coding for MGRIFLDHIGGARLFSCANCDTILTNRAELISTRFTGATGRAFLFNKVVNLQHSEVQDRVMLTGRHMVRDVSCKNCNSKLGWMYEFATEESQRYKEGRVILERALVRESEGFEHVPSDDS